In a single window of the Arenicella chitinivorans genome:
- the pntB gene encoding Re/Si-specific NAD(P)(+) transhydrogenase subunit beta yields MEMGTITAAYIAAAILFILSLSGLSNQETSRRGNWYGIIGMTIAIVATILNKSVDAYGWLIIAMVIGGGIGARFASRVEMTQMPELVAILHSFVGMAAVLVGFASFFDPNNVLYGVEATIHNVEVYLGILIGAVTFTGSVVAFGKLSGRIGSRPLLLPSRHMLNLALLGISILLGWWFLEAGHDGGTWPLILMTLIAFAFGIHMVMAIGGADMPVVISMLNSYSGWAAAATGFMLSNDLLIVVGALVGSSGAILSYIMCRAMNRNFVSVIMGGFGTTTGGDAEEGEQGEAVPVQADEVAQMMNDAKEVVIVPGYGMAVANAQHAVSDLTKQLRDKGVNVRFAIHPVAGRMPGHMNVLLAEANVPYDIVLEMDEINDELGKVDVVMVIGANDIVNPAAMENPNSPIAGMPVLEVWNAKNVIVSKRSMATGYAGVENPLFFKDNTRMLFGDAKDSVDAIKSAL; encoded by the coding sequence ATGGAAATGGGAACTATTACTGCAGCGTATATTGCTGCTGCGATTCTGTTTATTCTCAGCCTATCTGGATTGAGTAATCAGGAAACTTCACGTCGAGGCAATTGGTACGGCATCATCGGGATGACCATTGCGATTGTTGCGACGATTTTAAATAAGAGCGTTGATGCCTATGGCTGGTTGATAATCGCCATGGTCATTGGTGGTGGTATTGGTGCACGCTTCGCGTCGCGCGTTGAAATGACGCAAATGCCCGAACTGGTGGCAATTTTGCACAGTTTTGTCGGTATGGCCGCAGTGCTGGTTGGTTTTGCGAGCTTTTTTGATCCGAACAATGTGCTCTATGGCGTGGAAGCAACCATCCATAACGTCGAGGTTTATTTGGGTATTTTGATTGGCGCAGTGACGTTTACCGGCTCGGTCGTCGCCTTCGGTAAATTGAGCGGCCGCATAGGCAGTCGTCCATTATTGCTGCCGTCACGCCACATGTTGAATTTGGCGCTGCTGGGTATTTCGATTCTGTTGGGTTGGTGGTTTCTGGAAGCCGGCCACGACGGTGGTACCTGGCCGTTGATCTTGATGACCCTCATTGCGTTTGCCTTTGGTATCCACATGGTGATGGCGATTGGTGGTGCAGACATGCCGGTGGTGATCTCAATGCTGAACAGCTACTCAGGCTGGGCTGCGGCTGCCACGGGTTTTATGCTCTCCAATGATCTCTTGATTGTGGTAGGAGCCTTGGTCGGTAGCTCGGGCGCGATTCTAAGTTACATCATGTGCCGAGCCATGAACCGTAATTTCGTGTCGGTGATTATGGGTGGTTTTGGCACGACGACGGGCGGTGATGCTGAAGAAGGTGAGCAAGGTGAAGCTGTTCCGGTGCAAGCTGACGAGGTCGCGCAAATGATGAACGATGCCAAAGAAGTGGTTATCGTGCCAGGTTACGGTATGGCGGTGGCAAACGCGCAACACGCCGTGTCGGATCTGACCAAACAATTGCGAGACAAAGGCGTCAATGTGCGTTTTGCGATTCACCCTGTAGCGGGTCGTATGCCTGGACATATGAACGTGCTATTGGCGGAAGCCAATGTGCCTTACGACATCGTTCTGGAAATGGACGAAATCAACGACGAACTTGGTAAGGTTGATGTGGTTATGGTGATTGGTGCGAATGACATCGTGAACCCGGCGGCAATGGAAAATCCCAACAGCCCAATCGCAGGTATGCCTGTGCTGGAGGTTTGGAATGCCAAAAACGTTATTGTGTCAAAACGCTCAATGGCGACCGGATACGCAGGTGTTGAGAACCCGTTGTTCTTCAAAGACAACACGCGCATGCTGTTCGGTGATGCCAAAGACAGTGTGGATGCGATTAAGTCTGCCTTGTAA
- a CDS encoding amidohydrolase family protein — protein sequence MKYLFVKRSLFTLASLLSALVLLLCGAIWAGQAGPSRDLPPVINGTALAIDNVSIVNVRTLTVKPDQQLRLRDGHIEAILPAGSTVPAGYQRVEGNHAYVTPGLMDMHTHIYDRKDLVITLAHGVTTVRNLRGMPMHLRWRQELENKQWLGARMLTSSPVFDRPELAHALQQAVRNPEQARDLVRHFKAEGYDSLKLYNDLEPAVFEAILDEAAKRAIPVVKHGPYAVVSDTLSGLKLEKLNGVQSVEHVEDIFQTVLNFEFGLEKLDAYLRQLANTDVYLTPTLATFDHLTQLSVHKEAFVEQLPLDQFNPFFRTLNEHFAIERWLTASQKLADWNLRERELLLRIAKRAADLQVKLLVGSDQGTMYMPAGSSTHHEMALMQEAGIAAGQVLQAATINAATALQLSHELGTVDVGKRADLVLLANNPLLDVEHFRQPVAVVKSGQWLNRAQLAKLIHTSPPPQHWFPSFGRFLEDQLSRAFL from the coding sequence ATGAAATACTTATTTGTAAAACGATCACTATTCACACTCGCTTCACTACTCAGTGCACTTGTGCTGCTGCTGTGTGGCGCTATCTGGGCTGGTCAAGCCGGTCCTTCGCGCGATCTTCCACCGGTCATTAACGGCACAGCACTGGCCATTGATAACGTGTCCATTGTTAATGTGCGCACGTTGACCGTCAAACCGGACCAGCAACTGCGTCTACGTGACGGACACATTGAGGCCATTCTCCCAGCTGGCTCTACAGTTCCCGCAGGCTATCAACGTGTCGAGGGCAACCATGCCTATGTGACACCCGGTCTCATGGATATGCACACGCACATCTATGACCGCAAGGACCTGGTGATCACACTGGCGCATGGCGTGACCACGGTGCGTAATTTACGCGGAATGCCGATGCACCTGCGTTGGCGTCAGGAACTCGAAAATAAACAATGGCTTGGTGCGCGCATGCTAACCAGCTCACCCGTGTTTGACCGACCAGAACTTGCCCATGCACTGCAACAAGCTGTCCGCAATCCTGAGCAGGCGCGCGACCTGGTTCGACATTTTAAAGCTGAGGGTTACGATTCACTCAAACTTTACAATGACCTCGAACCCGCCGTATTCGAAGCCATACTGGATGAAGCCGCCAAACGCGCTATCCCGGTGGTCAAGCACGGACCCTACGCCGTGGTTTCGGACACACTGTCAGGCTTGAAGCTTGAAAAGTTGAATGGAGTTCAGTCCGTTGAGCACGTCGAAGACATCTTCCAAACCGTACTCAACTTCGAGTTTGGGCTGGAGAAATTGGACGCGTATTTACGGCAATTGGCGAATACCGACGTTTACTTGACGCCCACATTGGCTACCTTCGACCACCTGACCCAGCTCAGTGTGCATAAGGAGGCCTTTGTCGAACAACTGCCCCTCGATCAGTTCAATCCATTTTTCCGCACCCTCAATGAACACTTCGCAATCGAACGCTGGCTAACCGCGAGCCAAAAGCTGGCGGACTGGAATCTACGTGAGCGAGAATTGCTGCTGAGAATCGCCAAACGTGCGGCCGATTTGCAAGTCAAACTGCTAGTCGGCTCGGACCAAGGCACCATGTACATGCCAGCGGGGAGTTCAACTCATCATGAAATGGCCTTAATGCAAGAAGCCGGCATCGCGGCGGGGCAAGTACTTCAGGCCGCCACCATCAATGCCGCAACCGCACTGCAACTGAGTCACGAACTCGGCACAGTGGACGTTGGCAAACGAGCTGATCTAGTGCTGCTCGCGAACAATCCGTTGCTCGATGTCGAGCATTTTCGCCAACCTGTCGCCGTGGTGAAATCTGGTCAATGGTTAAACCGCGCACAACTGGCCAAGCTCATCCACACTAGCCCACCGCCGCAACATTGGTTTCCGAGTTTCGGACGGTTTTTAGAAGACCAGCTGAGCCGGGCATTCTTGTAG
- a CDS encoding helix-turn-helix domain-containing protein — translation MNPLIDVYSLRPVNVVEVVFMTLCLFGIILLWSKPRFRGICLLFGLEIILMVFNFSEETQLFSQGYLITPALTLTTGPAFYLFVKHLVFEDHRWAANQLIHFVPTLIALFFTEHTAAVIALGSISLLIYGVLAYRFLLRYRVASHQSSAAAREMRLDWLVTIMLAFAVLGVTDIVRLNLQSLMSYPLANTWYLLHQVCVLVLFAALAILAVRQPILFDGLSRYDTSDTTDNIDTQVYRSLFQSIHQTIVDQALHRRPRLSLNDLAELTQLNTRDISAAVNIGAERSFCDYINQLRVEDVKQQLAALDNSTPNLLNIAMQAGFNSKSSFNAVFKTVTGLTPRQFHRQLQRE, via the coding sequence ATGAACCCTCTGATTGATGTTTATTCATTACGACCGGTCAACGTGGTCGAAGTCGTGTTCATGACGCTGTGTCTGTTCGGAATCATCCTGCTCTGGTCTAAACCTCGGTTTCGCGGTATCTGCCTGCTGTTTGGTCTCGAGATTATTTTGATGGTGTTCAACTTTTCTGAGGAAACCCAGCTATTCAGTCAGGGGTATTTGATTACGCCGGCGCTGACGCTGACCACCGGCCCGGCCTTCTACTTGTTCGTAAAACACCTCGTATTCGAGGATCATCGTTGGGCGGCCAATCAGTTAATCCATTTCGTCCCGACGTTAATCGCCTTATTCTTCACCGAGCATACAGCGGCAGTCATTGCGTTAGGGTCCATAAGCCTGTTGATTTATGGTGTGTTAGCCTACCGCTTTCTGCTGCGTTATCGGGTGGCATCTCACCAAAGTAGCGCTGCGGCGCGCGAGATGCGACTAGACTGGCTGGTAACCATCATGCTGGCATTTGCCGTGCTTGGCGTGACCGATATTGTGCGCCTGAATCTGCAATCACTGATGTCATATCCACTGGCAAATACCTGGTATTTACTGCATCAGGTTTGCGTGCTGGTGTTATTCGCAGCCCTGGCTATTCTGGCCGTGCGTCAGCCTATTCTGTTTGACGGCCTCAGTCGGTACGACACATCCGACACAACCGACAATATCGATACACAGGTATACCGTTCTCTGTTTCAAAGTATCCACCAAACGATTGTGGACCAGGCCTTGCATCGACGTCCGCGCTTATCGCTAAACGACCTAGCCGAACTGACGCAGTTGAATACCAGAGACATTTCTGCGGCGGTGAATATCGGTGCCGAACGCAGTTTCTGCGACTACATTAATCAATTACGCGTTGAGGACGTTAAGCAACAACTCGCTGCGTTAGACAATTCAACGCCCAACCTATTGAACATAGCTATGCAAGCGGGCTTTAACTCCAAATCCAGCTTTAATGCGGTATTCAAGACAGTGACTGGACTGACACCACGTCAATTTCACCGACAACTGCAACGCGAATAA
- the dusA gene encoding tRNA dihydrouridine(20/20a) synthase DusA: MKNSTIDRTFCVAPMLDCTDRHERYLARLMSKHAVLYTEMVTTGAILFGDRARFLDFDAAEHPVALQLGGSDPDAMTQCAEIAQQWGYDEVNINVGCPSDRVQSGSFGACLMQTPDVVADNVRQMSAAVDIPVTVKCRIGIDDQEPRDALWSLVESCADAGCEVFLVHARKAWLKGLSPKQNRDVPPLDYELVYALKAAFPELDIVINGGITSIEACQQHLEIVDGVMMGREAYSNPYILAQVDQALYNDDSARPSRDDVLRQYQEYAEKQLQQGVRLNHLSRHVVGLYHGEPRSRLWRRYISEHAHLPGSDASVLVLAYQAMVQG; the protein is encoded by the coding sequence ATGAAGAATTCTACAATAGACCGTACTTTCTGCGTTGCGCCGATGTTGGATTGCACCGACCGGCACGAACGCTATCTTGCACGATTGATGTCCAAACACGCTGTGTTGTATACCGAAATGGTCACCACCGGAGCGATTTTGTTTGGAGACCGCGCTCGCTTTCTGGACTTCGACGCAGCCGAGCATCCGGTGGCACTGCAGCTTGGTGGCAGTGACCCGGATGCCATGACTCAGTGCGCTGAAATAGCACAACAATGGGGCTATGACGAGGTCAACATCAACGTGGGTTGTCCCAGTGATCGCGTACAGTCTGGCAGTTTTGGCGCGTGTTTGATGCAAACGCCGGACGTGGTGGCCGACAACGTGCGGCAGATGTCGGCGGCGGTGGATATACCGGTGACGGTAAAATGCCGGATCGGGATCGATGATCAGGAGCCGCGCGATGCCTTGTGGAGCTTGGTGGAATCTTGTGCTGACGCGGGTTGCGAAGTGTTCTTAGTGCACGCCCGCAAAGCGTGGCTTAAGGGGCTGAGTCCGAAACAGAATCGAGATGTGCCGCCCCTGGATTACGAGTTGGTGTACGCGCTGAAAGCCGCGTTTCCGGAGCTGGATATCGTTATTAATGGCGGAATCACCAGTATTGAAGCCTGTCAGCAGCATCTAGAGATCGTCGACGGTGTGATGATGGGCAGGGAGGCATACTCCAATCCGTATATCTTGGCGCAGGTCGACCAAGCGCTGTACAACGATGACAGCGCCAGGCCGTCACGCGATGATGTCTTGCGCCAGTATCAGGAATACGCCGAGAAACAACTGCAGCAGGGTGTGCGCCTGAACCATTTATCTCGCCATGTGGTGGGTCTTTATCATGGTGAGCCTCGGTCACGTCTTTGGCGGCGGTACATCAGCGAGCATGCGCATTTACCCGGATCTGACGCCTCAGTGTTAGTATTGGCGTACCAGGCAATGGTTCAGGGATAG
- a CDS encoding choice-of-anchor Q domain-containing protein produces the protein MSKYQLLATRESRAGFGGPRSILSRAVQTAIISAGLTVPVTQAAQIQVNGFTDDGAGSLCTLREAIATINSGSATADCANSSADAFGMNDTIVFAASNTITLSAGELAITQDVSIDASSVSGATIDAANNSRVIYLSADNLTLTDITLSGGSSSSTGGAVHAPSAATLTLSNSIVTNNQADDEGGGIYLSSSTGTVSSLVLSNSTVSYNNSNYSHGGGIALVGNHSVVELDTASIAENVASYHGGGLYIGSNYVDVALTDSNVTNNVASTMSGGGMHINSPQLGVNLFDSQISGNVAGLDGGGLYLYGTTAVYSTVSLQNAEFSGNTAGVYTAGFGGAMYTRYTRTMIVNSTVSANDATQNGGGIVQIDSEMWLRDTTLSGNSAAQDGGGIYSDYSNLILERTTVSSNSAGSTAGHDGAGVWVSGGTLAMTNSTVSGNSAAGMGGGLYNDADDGTLRHVTFSNNQAVGSGGGVHDASGVLAVINSIIANSAAGGDCSGGAMLDAASIVEDGSCAATRSGDPKLLPLADNGGPTQTHALRANSAAVSTASAAQCEALDQRSETRVASSCDVGAFEFIDQSVFYAIPTKDGKVVIISL, from the coding sequence ATGAGCAAATATCAACTTTTGGCAACGCGCGAGTCTCGCGCAGGCTTTGGCGGGCCACGTTCAATATTGAGCCGCGCTGTTCAAACGGCGATCATCAGCGCTGGTTTGACGGTGCCCGTCACGCAAGCAGCGCAGATTCAGGTTAACGGTTTTACCGACGATGGCGCTGGCAGTTTGTGCACTCTGCGAGAAGCGATCGCGACGATTAACAGCGGGTCGGCGACGGCCGACTGTGCGAATAGCAGCGCGGACGCGTTCGGAATGAACGATACCATTGTGTTTGCAGCCTCGAACACAATTACTCTTAGCGCGGGTGAATTAGCCATTACTCAAGATGTCTCGATTGACGCCAGCAGTGTGAGTGGTGCAACGATCGACGCGGCCAACAACTCCCGTGTTATCTACTTGTCGGCTGACAATCTGACACTGACCGATATCACACTCTCCGGCGGCAGTAGCAGTTCCACGGGCGGCGCGGTGCATGCCCCCTCGGCGGCAACCTTGACACTGTCTAATTCCATTGTGACGAATAATCAGGCCGACGACGAAGGCGGAGGAATTTATCTCAGCAGCAGCACGGGCACGGTCTCGTCTTTGGTGTTGTCAAACTCGACCGTCAGTTACAACAACTCCAATTACAGTCATGGCGGTGGTATTGCTCTGGTTGGCAACCATTCGGTGGTTGAGTTAGATACCGCGTCAATCGCGGAAAACGTGGCCTCGTATCATGGTGGGGGGCTGTATATCGGTTCGAATTACGTGGACGTAGCGCTGACCGACAGCAACGTCACAAACAATGTTGCGAGCACCATGAGTGGTGGCGGAATGCACATTAATTCACCGCAATTGGGCGTCAATTTATTCGATAGCCAGATCAGTGGTAACGTCGCAGGACTGGATGGTGGTGGTCTGTATCTGTATGGCACCACGGCCGTCTACTCGACTGTGAGTCTACAAAATGCTGAGTTTTCAGGCAATACGGCAGGTGTCTACACAGCAGGGTTTGGCGGCGCGATGTATACCCGTTATACACGCACCATGATCGTTAATTCCACCGTCAGCGCAAACGACGCCACACAAAATGGTGGTGGGATAGTGCAAATTGACTCAGAAATGTGGCTTCGGGACACCACACTGAGCGGTAATTCCGCTGCGCAAGACGGCGGCGGCATTTACAGTGATTATTCGAATTTAATCTTAGAGCGCACTACCGTATCGAGTAACTCTGCAGGCTCCACGGCAGGCCATGATGGTGCAGGTGTTTGGGTCAGCGGCGGCACATTGGCAATGACAAATAGTACGGTGTCGGGCAACTCAGCGGCGGGCATGGGCGGAGGTTTATACAATGACGCTGATGATGGTACGCTGAGACACGTGACCTTTAGTAACAATCAAGCGGTTGGATCAGGAGGCGGTGTTCATGATGCGTCCGGTGTGCTTGCGGTGATCAACAGTATAATTGCTAACTCGGCAGCTGGTGGCGATTGCAGTGGAGGAGCCATGCTGGATGCTGCGAGTATTGTCGAGGATGGCAGTTGTGCGGCAACGCGATCGGGCGACCCGAAACTGCTTCCGCTAGCGGACAATGGTGGGCCGACGCAGACACACGCGCTACGCGCTAACAGCGCCGCAGTTAGCACTGCCAGTGCCGCTCAATGTGAGGCTTTAGACCAGCGTTCTGAAACGCGCGTGGCGTCGAGCTGTGATGTCGGCGCGTTTGAATTTATCGACCAAAGTGTGTTTTATGCGATTCCGACCAAGGATGGCAAGGTCGTGATCATTTCCTTATAA
- a CDS encoding AsmA family protein, which yields MLKLIKWIGSTMLALVLILVVAAVVIKSTVDPNDYRDELTALVKQKTGRDLALDGDLSISVFPWLGIRTEGLRFSQPSAIGGDMLAVKTAQLRVKFMPLLKKRVEVDTIVLESPHFRLVTLANGTDSFAGLMDETGSEPKPADPAAAVALVVQGVRITDGSIRLEDRAAGTSTDITQLSLATGNLLGDSLADLNLSGQLSQSGDPEATQFDLGARARVDTETLAAQLERLNGKITKGEHVIHFETDAIAVSPAQNITLIGLSVNLAGAHTLDVSIPDANLTLAEQRLEAPAVLVSINNLSAEIERLRVVDLMDSPSASGALSVPSFDATALLKSMKIDYQPSNADALKKVSLAADFSANTNSAALKQLQLKLDQSTLAGSASITNFAAPAIKFDLSLDQLNIDEYLPPSTENTEQVSGGEALAVPLAMFEAVNANGRFKANRLVVGGIQLEQIDVRVASTDGQVEIVPTAALYEGKLAGNIQYTQQGDQARLSVKQKMDLVQLGKLLMDAEVTEQLQGLGDLDVDINVTEQNGVQHNQGVIKILAEQGELVGVDMLRILSQANNVATMLRQGDERQAETAAETEVQAGEQDVTKFGRLSGTFNLNDFLLTNNDLRLTAPGFELNGNGSVDLAAQTLDFTVRVAVNEGVQGELGRQLAKVQGYTIPVRCKGALAAPSCLPDVSGLFSSYAKSKLDEKKGEYLKEKYGIEGGEKMSTQEAIMQALLNKQKQKNQAANGAESASPAESTNPAEPQAPKGNVERPIGERGAEPEAEPAEPALTPKQQRREERRKLLESLLNPDAGND from the coding sequence ATGCTCAAACTGATTAAATGGATCGGCAGCACAATGCTGGCCTTGGTGCTGATACTGGTCGTGGCCGCGGTGGTCATCAAGTCCACGGTGGACCCAAACGACTATCGCGACGAATTAACTGCACTGGTAAAACAAAAAACTGGGCGTGATCTGGCCTTAGATGGCGACCTGTCTATCTCGGTGTTTCCCTGGTTAGGTATTCGTACCGAAGGCTTGCGGTTTTCGCAGCCAAGCGCCATTGGTGGGGATATGTTGGCGGTGAAAACGGCTCAACTGCGCGTTAAGTTCATGCCGTTGTTAAAAAAACGCGTGGAAGTCGACACCATCGTGCTTGAGTCTCCCCACTTCCGGTTGGTGACGCTGGCAAACGGCACTGACAGCTTCGCAGGACTTATGGATGAGACAGGCAGCGAACCGAAACCGGCTGACCCGGCCGCAGCGGTCGCACTGGTGGTGCAGGGTGTGCGTATCACCGACGGTTCGATTCGACTCGAAGATCGCGCGGCTGGAACCTCGACTGACATTACTCAGTTAAGTCTTGCCACCGGTAATCTGTTGGGTGACAGTCTTGCTGACCTAAACTTGAGTGGCCAATTGAGTCAGTCTGGCGACCCAGAAGCGACTCAATTTGATCTCGGTGCACGTGCCAGAGTTGATACCGAGACCTTGGCTGCTCAGTTAGAACGGTTGAACGGAAAAATTACCAAAGGTGAGCACGTCATCCATTTCGAAACTGATGCCATTGCAGTGTCGCCAGCGCAAAACATCACGCTGATTGGCTTGAGCGTGAACCTGGCTGGTGCACACACGCTCGACGTATCGATTCCGGACGCAAATTTGACGCTGGCTGAGCAGCGCCTCGAAGCGCCCGCCGTGCTCGTCAGTATAAACAACCTGAGCGCCGAAATTGAACGACTGCGTGTCGTTGATCTGATGGATTCGCCATCGGCCTCGGGGGCGCTCAGCGTGCCTTCATTTGATGCAACTGCGTTGTTGAAAAGCATGAAAATTGACTATCAGCCCAGCAATGCCGACGCGTTGAAGAAGGTGAGTCTAGCAGCGGATTTTTCTGCAAATACGAATTCTGCCGCCTTAAAACAACTCCAACTGAAGCTCGATCAGAGTACGCTCGCTGGCTCGGCTTCCATTACAAATTTTGCTGCGCCGGCAATCAAATTTGATTTATCGCTTGATCAACTAAATATTGATGAGTACTTACCACCAAGCACAGAAAATACCGAGCAAGTCAGCGGTGGCGAAGCTTTGGCGGTGCCACTGGCGATGTTTGAGGCGGTGAACGCGAATGGCCGATTCAAAGCGAATCGCTTGGTTGTCGGTGGGATTCAACTGGAACAAATTGATGTGCGTGTCGCTTCCACTGACGGACAAGTTGAAATCGTGCCTACCGCTGCGTTGTACGAGGGTAAGTTGGCTGGCAACATTCAGTATACCCAGCAAGGTGACCAGGCGCGGTTGTCAGTTAAGCAGAAAATGGATTTGGTACAGCTTGGTAAGTTATTAATGGATGCCGAGGTAACCGAACAGCTTCAAGGGCTGGGTGATCTGGATGTCGACATTAATGTGACTGAACAGAACGGGGTTCAGCACAACCAGGGTGTGATTAAGATATTGGCTGAGCAGGGTGAATTGGTCGGCGTGGATATGCTTCGCATCTTAAGTCAGGCGAACAATGTTGCCACCATGTTGCGCCAAGGTGATGAAAGGCAAGCCGAGACCGCCGCGGAAACGGAGGTTCAGGCGGGCGAACAAGATGTGACGAAGTTCGGCCGATTGTCCGGCACCTTTAATCTGAATGATTTTCTCCTGACTAATAACGACCTGCGCCTGACTGCGCCCGGCTTCGAGCTTAACGGTAATGGGTCGGTCGACCTTGCGGCGCAGACACTGGATTTTACTGTGCGCGTAGCGGTTAACGAGGGCGTTCAGGGTGAACTCGGACGACAGCTGGCCAAAGTCCAGGGCTACACAATTCCGGTACGTTGCAAAGGCGCGTTAGCGGCACCAAGTTGCTTGCCGGATGTCAGCGGTTTGTTTTCCAGTTATGCCAAATCCAAGTTAGACGAGAAAAAAGGCGAATATTTGAAAGAGAAATACGGCATTGAAGGCGGCGAGAAAATGTCGACGCAGGAAGCGATCATGCAGGCGCTGTTGAACAAGCAAAAGCAAAAGAATCAAGCGGCGAATGGTGCGGAGTCTGCGTCACCAGCGGAATCAACGAATCCAGCGGAGCCTCAGGCCCCGAAAGGGAATGTTGAACGTCCAATAGGTGAACGCGGTGCCGAACCAGAGGCGGAGCCAGCCGAACCGGCGTTGACCCCGAAGCAGCAGCGACGTGAAGAACGCCGGAAACTGTTAGAGAGTTTGCTAAACCCGGATGCTGGTAACGACTAA
- the ilvD gene encoding dihydroxy-acid dehydratase has protein sequence MSDSKSENQKLNKYSSTITQPKSQGAGQAMLYGTGLTRDDMNKPQIGIASVWWEGNTCNMHLNDLAAHVKTGVQDAGLVGMRFNTIGVSDGTTNGTAGMAYSLQSRDIIADSIETVVAAQFYDGLIAIPGCDKNMPGCMIAMARLNRPAIMVYGGSIKPGLHNGKKLDIISAFQAYGEFLVETITDDERQQIVEKSCPGAGACGGMYTANTMASAIEALGMSLPYSASAPAVDPEKVGECVRAGEALKHLLEIDLKPRDIMTRESFENAMVVITALGGSTNAVLHLIAMARSLDIDLTVDDFQSVSDRVPFLADLKPSGQYVMQDLHNIGGTPAVMKFLLDAGLLNGDCMTVTGKTLAENLADLPGLAEGQDIIRPLSKPIKRTGHIQILKGNLAPEGSVAKVTGKEGEKFVGPAKVFDGEQDMINQLEQGKIEKGDVIIIRYEGPKGGPGMPEMLKPTSAIMGAGLGEHVAMITDGRFSGGSHGFIVGHVVPEAQEGGAIALVQDGDMVTLDAVNNRIEVDLSDDELAQRREAWVAPPLKATRGTLFKYIRYVQNASKGCVTDE, from the coding sequence ATGTCCGACAGCAAATCTGAAAATCAAAAATTAAATAAGTACAGCTCAACAATCACTCAACCCAAGTCCCAGGGCGCAGGCCAAGCCATGTTGTATGGCACCGGCTTAACGCGGGACGACATGAACAAACCACAGATCGGTATCGCCAGCGTATGGTGGGAAGGCAATACTTGCAATATGCACCTGAATGACCTGGCGGCACATGTCAAAACGGGTGTGCAGGACGCTGGGCTCGTCGGTATGCGATTTAATACCATTGGCGTGAGTGATGGCACTACCAATGGCACAGCCGGTATGGCGTACTCGCTGCAATCGCGTGACATTATCGCGGATTCGATTGAAACAGTGGTGGCAGCGCAATTTTACGATGGGCTAATTGCGATTCCCGGATGCGATAAAAATATGCCGGGCTGTATGATAGCCATGGCGCGTTTGAATCGTCCTGCGATCATGGTCTATGGTGGTTCAATTAAGCCGGGCCTGCATAATGGCAAGAAGCTCGATATCATCTCTGCGTTTCAGGCCTACGGCGAGTTCTTGGTCGAAACCATCACCGATGACGAGCGCCAGCAAATTGTTGAAAAATCCTGCCCAGGCGCTGGCGCCTGTGGGGGAATGTACACTGCCAACACCATGGCCAGTGCGATTGAAGCGCTGGGTATGAGTTTGCCATACAGTGCCTCCGCACCGGCGGTCGATCCTGAGAAAGTGGGCGAATGCGTGCGGGCTGGCGAAGCACTGAAACACCTATTGGAGATTGATCTCAAACCGCGTGACATCATGACCCGTGAGTCGTTTGAAAACGCCATGGTGGTGATTACCGCATTGGGTGGTTCTACCAATGCCGTCCTGCATCTGATTGCAATGGCGCGGTCATTGGATATCGATCTCACGGTAGACGACTTCCAGTCCGTCAGTGATCGTGTGCCCTTTTTGGCTGACTTGAAACCAAGTGGGCAATACGTAATGCAGGACCTGCATAATATCGGTGGCACACCAGCCGTAATGAAATTCCTATTGGATGCTGGCTTACTGAACGGTGATTGCATGACCGTGACCGGCAAAACACTGGCTGAGAATTTGGCAGACCTGCCCGGACTCGCAGAAGGCCAAGACATTATCCGCCCCTTATCCAAACCGATTAAACGTACTGGCCACATTCAAATTCTAAAAGGTAATCTGGCCCCCGAAGGTTCGGTCGCCAAAGTGACCGGTAAAGAGGGTGAGAAGTTTGTTGGCCCTGCGAAAGTCTTTGATGGCGAACAAGACATGATCAATCAGCTCGAGCAGGGCAAGATTGAAAAAGGCGACGTGATCATTATTCGTTATGAAGGTCCTAAAGGTGGGCCGGGCATGCCAGAGATGCTCAAGCCGACCTCGGCGATTATGGGCGCAGGCTTAGGTGAGCACGTTGCGATGATTACCGATGGCCGTTTCTCTGGTGGTTCGCACGGCTTTATCGTCGGCCACGTGGTACCCGAAGCGCAAGAAGGTGGCGCGATTGCTTTGGTGCAAGACGGTGACATGGTGACCTTGGACGCGGTGAACAACCGTATTGAGGTCGACCTCAGCGATGATGAGCTGGCTCAACGTCGTGAAGCCTGGGTCGCGCCGCCACTCAAAGCGACGCGCGGCACGCTGTTCAAATACATTCGTTATGTACAAAACGCGTCCAAAGGCTGTGTTACCGACGAATAA